One genomic window of Garra rufa chromosome 2, GarRuf1.0, whole genome shotgun sequence includes the following:
- the cyp17a1 gene encoding steroid 17-alpha-hydroxylase/17,20 lyase → MSEPLILPWLLCSCLFSAVTLAALYLKKKMNGFLPGKRSPPSLPSLPIIGSLLSLVTDSSPHIFFQQLQIKYGNLYSFMMGSHKILIVNNHHHAKEVLIKKGKIFAGRPRTVTTDLLTRDGKDIAFADYSPTWKFHRKMVHGALCMFGEGSVSIEKIICREASSMCETLTESQNSAVDLAPELTRAVTNVVCALCFNSSYKRGDAEFESMLQYSQGIVDTVAKDSLVDIFPWLQIFPNKDLKILKQCVSIRDKLLQKKYEDHKVDYSDNVQRDLLDALLRAKRSSENNNSSTQDVGLTEDHVLMTVGDIFGAGVETTTTVLKWSIAYLVHNPQVQRKIQEELDNKIGKDRQPQLSDRGNLPYLEATIREVLRIRPVSPLLIPHVALQDSSVGEYTVKKGTRVIINLWSLHHDEKEWKNPGLFDPGRFLNEEGDGLCCPSASYLPFGAGVRVCLGEALAKMELFLFLSWILQRFMLEMPAGQPLPDLQGKFGVVLQPKKFKVIAKLRADWEKIPLMQQG, encoded by the exons ATGTCTGAACCACTCATCCTGCCATGGCTTCTCTGTTCATGCCTGTTCTCTGCAGTAACTCTAGCAGCGCTGTATCTCAAAAAGAAGATGAATGGATTTCTGCCAGGGAAAAGATCTCCTCCAAGCCTCCCCTCACTCCCCATCATCGGGAGTCTCCTCAGTCTTGTGACTGACAGTTCTCCACACATCTTCTTTCAGCAGCTGCAGATAAAATACGGAAATCTTTATTCCTTCATGATGGGCTCCCACAAAATCCTGATTGTGAACAACCACCATCATGCCAAAGAGGTCCTGatcaaaaaaggaaaaatatttGCAGGGAGGCCACGAACT GTTACAACAGACTTGTTAACGCGAGATGGGAAAGATATAGCGTTTGCTGACTATAGTCCCACATGGAAGTTCCATCGGAAAATGGTACATGGAGCTCTTTGCATGTTTGGTGAAGGTTCGGTTTCTATTGAGAAGATAA TTTGCAGGGAGGCAAGCTCTATGTGTGAGACGTTGACTGAGTCCCAGAACAGCGCTGTGGATCTGGCACCGGAGCTGACGCGTGCTGTCACAAACGTGGTGTGTGCCTTGTGTTTCAACTCTTCATATAAACGTGGAGATGCTGAGTTTGAGTCCATGCTCCAGTACAGCCAGGGAATCGTGGATACAGTCGCTAAGGACAGCTTGGTGGATATTTTCCCGTGGCTGCAG ATATTCCCAAACAAAGACCTCAAAATCCTTAAACAGTGTGTTTCAATCAGAGACAAACTTCTTCAAAAGAAATACGAGGATCACAAG GTGGACTACAGCGATAACGTCCAGCGGGACCTCTTGGATGCACTTCTGAGGGCCAAACGCAGCTCAGAGAATAACAACAGCAGCACTCAAGATGTTGGTTTAACCGAAGACCACGTTCTCATGACTGTGGGAGACATCTTCGGAGCAGGGGTGGAAACCACTACCACTGTACTCAAATGGTCAATAGCTTACCTTGTCCATAATCCACAG GTGCAGAGAAAGATTCAGGAGGAGCTGGACAATAAGATTGGAAAAGACAGGCAGCCTCAGCTCAGTGACAGAGGGAATTTGCCTTATCTAGAGGCCACTATAAGAGAAGTCCTGAGGATTCGACCAGTCTCCCCACTTCTCATCCCCCATGTGGCGCTCCAAGACTCCAG TGTGGGAGAATACACTGTGAAAAAAGGAACTCGAGTCATTATCAACCTGTGGTCTTTACATCATGATGAGAAGGAATGGAAGAATCCTGGGCTGTTTGATCCAG GACGGTTTCTGAACGAGGAGGGTGATGGTTTGTGCTGCCCTTCGGCCAGCTATTTGCCATTCGGCGCAGGGGTGCGAGTTTGTCTTGGCGAGGCCCTGGCCAAGATGGAACTCTTCCTATTCCTGTCATGGATTTTGCAAAGGTTCATGCTTGAGATGCCGGCTGGCCAGCCTCTGCCTGACCTCCAGGGCAAGTTTGGTGTGGTTCTTCAACCCAAGAAATTCAAAGTCATTGCTAAACTAAGGGCAGACTGGGAAAAAATCCCACTAATGCAGCAAGGCTGA
- the borcs7 gene encoding BLOC-1-related complex subunit 7, translating to MASSETQPRFGQSVKGLLSDKVSSCSGDVIALTRQVLKGSRSQELLSQAARNMVIQEDAILHSEDSLRKMSIITTHLQYQQEAIQKNVEHSKNLQDQLKHLMK from the exons ATGGCTTCCTCCGAGACTCAGCCTCGCTTCGGTCAATCTGTTAAAGGTTTATTGTCTGATAAAGTCTCTTCTTGCAGTGGAGATGTGATCGCTCTAACCCGTCAAGTGTTGAAAGGATCCAGGAGCCAAGAA CTACTCAGTCAGGCAGCAAGAAATATGGTAATTCAAGAAGATGCAATTCTGCATTCTGAAGAT aGTCTACGGAAAATGTCTATTATTACTACCCACTTGCAATATCA GCAAGAGGCCATTCAAAAGAA TGTAGAACACTCCAAAAACCTGCAGGACCAGCTCAAACACTTGATGAAATAA
- the LOC141326228 gene encoding metal transporter CNNM2-like isoform X1 — MAEQWTAVPTSNMAALNRARSLTVIFLIVSSCLISSIDGKDAPEETVIIGLRLEDTDEVTFMDRGFLRISERSRVRLRVYGQNINNETWSKLAFTEHSIGSAPAESQSPGDEPASRPCGIRSSDIIILPNVEVNRKTSGIIEIEVKPLRKTEKSKVYYLCIATSTPGAQDSWSENTWIYHEGHDTKVVVVEEKKFLLPFWLQVIFIAMLLCLSGMFSGLNLGLMALDPMELRIVQNCGTEKEKNYAKKIEPVRSQGNYLLCSLLLGNVLVNTTLTILLDDIAGSGLIAVVVSTIGIVIFGEIVPQAICSRHGLAVGANTILLTKFFMILTFPASYPVSKLLDHVLGQEIGTVYNREKLLEMLRVTDPYNDLVKEELNIIQGALELRTKTVEDVMTPLRDCFMIAADAILDFNTMSEIMESGYTRIPVYEGERCHIVDLLFVKDLAFVDPDDCTPLKTITKFYSHPLHFVFNDTKLDAMLEEFKKGKSHLAIVQRVNNEGEGDPFYEVLGIVTLEDVIEEIIKSEILDETDLYTDNKTKKRIAHREKKQDFSAFKPTDNELRVKISPQLLLAALRFLATEVESFSTAQMSEKILLRLLKHPNVIQELKYDDKNKKMSEHYLFHRNKPVDYFILILQGKVEVEAGKEGMKFEAGAFSYYGVLSLTSSPVPLSLSRTFVVSRAESLAGSPENKSPPRPFGLNHSDSLNRSDRMEAVTPTLGSSNNQLNSFLQVYVPDYSVRAASDLLYIKVSRQQYQNALMASRMDKTPQSTDSEFTKIELTFTEHQDGPLEESTTLLTTNAHKPNHTGHNDGAI, encoded by the exons ATGGCAGAGCAATGGACCGCAGTGCCCACTTCTAATATGGCGGCGCTGAACCGGGCTAGATCATTGACTGTTATATTCTTAATTGTCAGCAGTTGTCTGATCAGTAGCATTGATGGTAAAGACGCGCCAGAAGAGACTGTCATCATTGGCCTCCGGCTCGAGGACACCGACGAGGTGACGTTTATGGACAGAGGCTTTTTGCGCATCAGCGAGCGCTCTCGTGTCAGGTTAAGGGTCTATGGGCAAAACATCAACAACGAGACGTGGTCCAAACTCGCCTTTACGGAACACAGCATCGGCAGCGCACCTGCGGAAAGCCAGAGTCCAGGAGACGAACCTGCCTCGCGTCCCTGCGGCATCCGATCCTCCGATATCATCATCCTTCCTAACGTGGAGGTAAACAGAAAGACATCTGGgattattgaaatagaggtgaaACCTCTGCGAAAAACCGAGAAGAGTAAAGTGTATTACCTGTGCATCGCCACCTCCACACCTGGCGCGCAGGACTCGTGGTCCGAAAACACTTGGATCTATCACGAGGGGCATGACACTAAAGTTGTCGTGGTCGAGGAGAAAAAGTTCCTGCTGCCTTTCTGGCTGCAGGTGATTTTTATTGCCATGTTGTTGTGTTTGTCAGGGATGTTCAGCGGGCTGAATCTGGGACTGATGGCGCTGGATCCCATGGAGCTCCGGATTGTCCAGAACTGCGGGACTGAGAAGGAGAAGAATTACGCGAAAAAGATCGAGCCAGTCCGAAGCCAAGGAAACTACCTGCTGTGCTCTTTGCTCCTGGGAAATGTTTTGGTCAATACCACTTTGACTATCCTGCTCGATGACATCGCAGGATCAGGGCTGATCGCTGTGGTGGTGTCCACTATAGGCATCGTAATTTTTGGAGAAATCGTGCCACAAGCCATCTGCTCAAGGCACGGGCTCGCCGTGGGCGCAAACACAATACTCCTGACTAAATTCTTCATGATCCTTACTTTCCCCGCATCGTATCCTGTCAGTAAACTCCTGGACCACGTGCTGGGGCAGGAGATCGGCACTGTGTACAACAGGGAGAAGCTGCTTGAGATGCTCAGGGTGACAGATCCGTATAATGACCTGGTCAAAGAGGAGCTCAACATCATCCAGGGCGCTTTGGAGCTCAGGACTAAAACTGTGGAGGATGTCATGACGCCTTTGCGAGACTGCTTCATGATTGCCGCAGATGCCATCCTGGACTTCAACACCATGTCTGAGATCATGGAGAGCGGCTACACGCGAATACCTGTGTATGAGGGCGAGAGATGTCATATTGTGGACCTGCTGTTTGTCAAGGACTTGGCCTTTGTGGATCCAGATGATTGCACGCCGCTGAAAACCATCACCAAGTTCTACAGCCACCCTCTGCATTTTGTCTTCAATGATACAAAGCTGGATGCCATGCTAGAGGAGTTTAAAAAAG GTAAATCCCATTTGGCCATTGTCCAAAGAGTGAACAACGAAGGAGAGGGAGACCCGTTCTATGAAGTTCTGGGCATTGTCACGCTAGAGGACGTCATTGAGGAAATCATCAAATCTGAGATTCTAGATGAGACAGACTTATACA CTGACAACAAGACGAAAAAGAGGATCGCTCACAGAGAGAAGAAACAGGACTTCTCTGCTTTCAAACCCACAGATAATGAGCTGAGGGTGAAAATATCACCGCAGCTTCTTCTGGCTGCACTGCGTTTCCTGGCAACTG AGGTGGAGTCCTTTAGTACAGCTCAAATGTCAGAGAAAATCCTCCTGCGCTTGCTGAAACATCCTAATGTCATCCAGGAGCTCAAATATGATGACAAAAACAAGAAAATGTCAGAGCACTACCTCTTTCACCGCAATAAACCTGTGGACTACTTCATTCTCATCTTGCAG GGGAAGGTGGAGGTTGAGGCTGGAAAAGaggggatgaagtttgaagctgGTGCCTTCTCTTATTATGGAGTGCTGTCTTTAACCTCTTCACCAG TTCCTCTCTCCTTGTCTCGAACCTTTGTGGTGAGCAGGGCAGAATCGCTGGCAGGATCTCCAG AAAATAAGTCACCTCCACGACCGTTCGGACTCAACCACTCGGACTCCCTGAACAGGAGTGACCGGATGGAGGCGGTCACTCCCACACTGGGCAGCAGCAACAACCAGCTCAACTCATTCCTGCAGGTCTACGTGCCAGACTACTCAGTGAGAGCCGCCTCTGACCTGCTCTACATCAAG GTGAGTCGCCAGCAATATCAGAACGCCCTGATGGCATCTCGCATGGACAAGACGCCCCAGTCCACAGACAGCGAGTTCACCAAGATCGAATTAACCTTCACAGAGCATCAGGATGGACCACTGGAAGAGTCGACCACTCTTTTGACCACCAACGCACACAAGCCCAACCACACCGGTCACAACGACGGGGCAATTTAA
- the LOC141326228 gene encoding metal transporter CNNM2-like isoform X2 has product MAEQWTAVPTSNMAALNRARSLTVIFLIVSSCLISSIDGKDAPEETVIIGLRLEDTDEVTFMDRGFLRISERSRVRLRVYGQNINNETWSKLAFTEHSIGSAPAESQSPGDEPASRPCGIRSSDIIILPNVEVNRKTSGIIEIEVKPLRKTEKSKVYYLCIATSTPGAQDSWSENTWIYHEGHDTKVVVVEEKKFLLPFWLQVIFIAMLLCLSGMFSGLNLGLMALDPMELRIVQNCGTEKEKNYAKKIEPVRSQGNYLLCSLLLGNVLVNTTLTILLDDIAGSGLIAVVVSTIGIVIFGEIVPQAICSRHGLAVGANTILLTKFFMILTFPASYPVSKLLDHVLGQEIGTVYNREKLLEMLRVTDPYNDLVKEELNIIQGALELRTKTVEDVMTPLRDCFMIAADAILDFNTMSEIMESGYTRIPVYEGERCHIVDLLFVKDLAFVDPDDCTPLKTITKFYSHPLHFVFNDTKLDAMLEEFKKGKSHLAIVQRVNNEGEGDPFYEVLGIVTLEDVIEEIIKSEILDETDLYTDNKTKKRIAHREKKQDFSAFKPTDNELRVKISPQLLLAALRFLATEVESFSTAQMSEKILLRLLKHPNVIQELKYDDKNKKMSEHYLFHRNKPVDYFILILQGKVEVEAGKEGMKFEAGAFSYYGVLSLTSSPENKSPPRPFGLNHSDSLNRSDRMEAVTPTLGSSNNQLNSFLQVYVPDYSVRAASDLLYIKVSRQQYQNALMASRMDKTPQSTDSEFTKIELTFTEHQDGPLEESTTLLTTNAHKPNHTGHNDGAI; this is encoded by the exons ATGGCAGAGCAATGGACCGCAGTGCCCACTTCTAATATGGCGGCGCTGAACCGGGCTAGATCATTGACTGTTATATTCTTAATTGTCAGCAGTTGTCTGATCAGTAGCATTGATGGTAAAGACGCGCCAGAAGAGACTGTCATCATTGGCCTCCGGCTCGAGGACACCGACGAGGTGACGTTTATGGACAGAGGCTTTTTGCGCATCAGCGAGCGCTCTCGTGTCAGGTTAAGGGTCTATGGGCAAAACATCAACAACGAGACGTGGTCCAAACTCGCCTTTACGGAACACAGCATCGGCAGCGCACCTGCGGAAAGCCAGAGTCCAGGAGACGAACCTGCCTCGCGTCCCTGCGGCATCCGATCCTCCGATATCATCATCCTTCCTAACGTGGAGGTAAACAGAAAGACATCTGGgattattgaaatagaggtgaaACCTCTGCGAAAAACCGAGAAGAGTAAAGTGTATTACCTGTGCATCGCCACCTCCACACCTGGCGCGCAGGACTCGTGGTCCGAAAACACTTGGATCTATCACGAGGGGCATGACACTAAAGTTGTCGTGGTCGAGGAGAAAAAGTTCCTGCTGCCTTTCTGGCTGCAGGTGATTTTTATTGCCATGTTGTTGTGTTTGTCAGGGATGTTCAGCGGGCTGAATCTGGGACTGATGGCGCTGGATCCCATGGAGCTCCGGATTGTCCAGAACTGCGGGACTGAGAAGGAGAAGAATTACGCGAAAAAGATCGAGCCAGTCCGAAGCCAAGGAAACTACCTGCTGTGCTCTTTGCTCCTGGGAAATGTTTTGGTCAATACCACTTTGACTATCCTGCTCGATGACATCGCAGGATCAGGGCTGATCGCTGTGGTGGTGTCCACTATAGGCATCGTAATTTTTGGAGAAATCGTGCCACAAGCCATCTGCTCAAGGCACGGGCTCGCCGTGGGCGCAAACACAATACTCCTGACTAAATTCTTCATGATCCTTACTTTCCCCGCATCGTATCCTGTCAGTAAACTCCTGGACCACGTGCTGGGGCAGGAGATCGGCACTGTGTACAACAGGGAGAAGCTGCTTGAGATGCTCAGGGTGACAGATCCGTATAATGACCTGGTCAAAGAGGAGCTCAACATCATCCAGGGCGCTTTGGAGCTCAGGACTAAAACTGTGGAGGATGTCATGACGCCTTTGCGAGACTGCTTCATGATTGCCGCAGATGCCATCCTGGACTTCAACACCATGTCTGAGATCATGGAGAGCGGCTACACGCGAATACCTGTGTATGAGGGCGAGAGATGTCATATTGTGGACCTGCTGTTTGTCAAGGACTTGGCCTTTGTGGATCCAGATGATTGCACGCCGCTGAAAACCATCACCAAGTTCTACAGCCACCCTCTGCATTTTGTCTTCAATGATACAAAGCTGGATGCCATGCTAGAGGAGTTTAAAAAAG GTAAATCCCATTTGGCCATTGTCCAAAGAGTGAACAACGAAGGAGAGGGAGACCCGTTCTATGAAGTTCTGGGCATTGTCACGCTAGAGGACGTCATTGAGGAAATCATCAAATCTGAGATTCTAGATGAGACAGACTTATACA CTGACAACAAGACGAAAAAGAGGATCGCTCACAGAGAGAAGAAACAGGACTTCTCTGCTTTCAAACCCACAGATAATGAGCTGAGGGTGAAAATATCACCGCAGCTTCTTCTGGCTGCACTGCGTTTCCTGGCAACTG AGGTGGAGTCCTTTAGTACAGCTCAAATGTCAGAGAAAATCCTCCTGCGCTTGCTGAAACATCCTAATGTCATCCAGGAGCTCAAATATGATGACAAAAACAAGAAAATGTCAGAGCACTACCTCTTTCACCGCAATAAACCTGTGGACTACTTCATTCTCATCTTGCAG GGGAAGGTGGAGGTTGAGGCTGGAAAAGaggggatgaagtttgaagctgGTGCCTTCTCTTATTATGGAGTGCTGTCTTTAACCTCTTCACCAG AAAATAAGTCACCTCCACGACCGTTCGGACTCAACCACTCGGACTCCCTGAACAGGAGTGACCGGATGGAGGCGGTCACTCCCACACTGGGCAGCAGCAACAACCAGCTCAACTCATTCCTGCAGGTCTACGTGCCAGACTACTCAGTGAGAGCCGCCTCTGACCTGCTCTACATCAAG GTGAGTCGCCAGCAATATCAGAACGCCCTGATGGCATCTCGCATGGACAAGACGCCCCAGTCCACAGACAGCGAGTTCACCAAGATCGAATTAACCTTCACAGAGCATCAGGATGGACCACTGGAAGAGTCGACCACTCTTTTGACCACCAACGCACACAAGCCCAACCACACCGGTCACAACGACGGGGCAATTTAA